From the Halalkalicoccus sp. CGA53 genome, one window contains:
- a CDS encoding ribbon-helix-helix domain-containing protein gives MGYSNPHSLNDGGDAQRITLRVSDSLFAEIDSLVEDGPYVSRSEAIRDAVRHLIEEEAPQEFGPA, from the coding sequence GTGGGATACAGTAATCCCCACTCGCTGAACGACGGCGGCGACGCCCAGCGGATCACGCTCCGCGTCTCCGATTCCCTCTTCGCCGAGATCGATTCGCTCGTCGAGGACGGCCCGTACGTGAGCCGGAGCGAGGCGATCCGCGACGCCGTCCGTCATCTCATCGAAGAGGAAGCGCCCCAGGAGTTCGGTCCGGCCTGA
- a CDS encoding aldo/keto reductase — protein sequence MTLDLPPIGLGTSGNTDPEQCAESVANALEMGYRHVDTAQMYDNERGVGEGIARAGVPREEITLATKVHQKNLAYDDAIHTAHESLDRLGVESVDLLYVHWPTRAYDPEESLAAFDELHESGVTDHVAVSNFTPDLLDEARELLDAPVVANQVELHPLLPQEELREYAVAHDLTLVAYCPVMRGEVEEVPELVEIAEAHDATPAQVSLAWIAGLENVVAIPKATGEAHLEENLAATDLDLTDEERARIDATGEERRLIDPEEAAWNR from the coding sequence ATGACGCTCGATCTCCCGCCGATCGGCCTCGGAACCTCCGGGAACACGGATCCCGAACAGTGCGCCGAGAGCGTGGCGAACGCCCTCGAGATGGGCTACCGCCACGTCGACACCGCCCAGATGTACGACAACGAACGGGGCGTCGGCGAGGGGATCGCCCGCGCGGGGGTTCCCAGAGAGGAGATCACGCTTGCGACGAAGGTTCACCAGAAGAACCTCGCGTACGACGACGCGATCCACACCGCCCACGAGAGCCTCGATCGGCTCGGCGTCGAGTCGGTCGACCTGCTCTACGTCCACTGGCCGACCCGGGCGTACGACCCCGAGGAGAGCCTCGCCGCGTTCGACGAACTCCACGAGTCAGGAGTCACCGACCACGTCGCGGTGAGTAACTTCACGCCCGACCTGCTCGACGAGGCACGGGAGCTCCTCGACGCCCCGGTCGTCGCGAACCAGGTCGAACTCCACCCGCTGTTACCCCAAGAAGAGCTGCGGGAGTACGCGGTCGCCCACGACCTCACGCTGGTCGCCTACTGCCCGGTAATGCGCGGCGAGGTCGAAGAGGTCCCCGAACTCGTCGAGATCGCGGAGGCCCACGACGCGACGCCCGCGCAGGTGAGCCTCGCGTGGATAGCGGGTCTCGAAAACGTGGTCGCGATTCCGAAGGCGACGGGGGAGGCGCATCTAGAGGAGAACCTCGCGGCGACCGATCTCGACCTCACGGACGAGGAGCGGGCGAGGATCGACGCGACCGGGGAGGAGAGGCGGCTGATCGACCCCGAGGAGGCGGCCTGGAACCGATGA
- a CDS encoding lysylphosphatidylglycerol synthase transmembrane domain-containing protein, whose protein sequence is MKRRALLALGLALLVLGLFVLVVGWEEVLGAIRHASLRIYALAFVATVGCLLCRAYVWHRVLAIVDRPRPYWLVVSVFLAGTFGKYVLPYGQVTSGVGVAAVVSRYYDSEYEEGLAAVVSADFLNYLPYYTLGAVGVGYLLHTGSSPVALDAYLRPAGVALAVVGLVLVVVWHRRDGIRSGAIGAVASLRGAVSGVSPRVARQLRRENLERRFEGFSETLELVSRNRRSGAVAVLSAHVAWLGLAGALYATAHAVGSPLPFGLAILGVALSKLGFLVPTPGGVGGVEIALASVLVLVAPIGFATATAIAILYRFATYWFTILVGGATSVALTLKDPTPPEAE, encoded by the coding sequence ATGAAGCGTCGGGCACTCCTCGCGCTCGGCCTCGCCCTGCTGGTCCTCGGACTGTTCGTCCTCGTCGTCGGCTGGGAGGAGGTGCTCGGGGCGATCCGTCACGCCTCGCTCCGGATCTACGCCCTCGCGTTCGTCGCCACGGTGGGCTGTCTGCTCTGTCGCGCGTACGTCTGGCACCGCGTGCTCGCAATCGTCGACAGGCCCCGACCGTACTGGCTCGTCGTGAGCGTCTTCCTCGCCGGCACCTTCGGGAAGTACGTCCTCCCCTACGGCCAGGTGACCTCCGGGGTAGGCGTCGCGGCGGTCGTGAGCCGCTACTACGACTCGGAGTACGAGGAGGGTCTCGCCGCGGTGGTGAGCGCGGACTTCCTCAACTATCTCCCCTACTACACGCTCGGAGCGGTCGGGGTGGGCTACCTGCTGCACACCGGCTCGTCACCCGTCGCCCTCGACGCCTACCTTCGCCCGGCCGGGGTCGCGCTCGCGGTCGTCGGTCTGGTGCTCGTGGTCGTGTGGCACCGCCGGGACGGGATCAGATCGGGAGCGATCGGGGCGGTCGCCAGCCTGCGGGGGGCGGTCTCCGGAGTCTCGCCCCGGGTAGCACGGCAGCTCCGACGGGAGAACCTCGAACGGCGCTTCGAGGGCTTCTCGGAGACGCTCGAACTCGTCTCGCGGAACCGACGGTCCGGGGCCGTCGCCGTCCTCTCCGCTCACGTCGCCTGGCTCGGTCTCGCGGGCGCGCTCTACGCGACCGCACACGCCGTCGGCTCGCCGCTCCCCTTCGGCCTCGCGATCTTGGGCGTCGCGCTCAGTAAACTCGGATTTCTGGTACCGACACCCGGCGGCGTCGGCGGCGTCGAGATCGCGCTCGCGAGCGTGCTCGTACTCGTCGCGCCGATCGGGTTCGCGACCGCCACCGCGATCGCCATCCTCTACCGATTCGCGACCTACTGGTTCACGATCCTCGTCGGCGGGGCGACCTCCGTGGCGCTCACGCTGAAGGACCCGACGCCACCGGAAGCGGAGTGA
- a CDS encoding dihydrofolate reductase: protein MEIVLVAAVSENGVVGSEGGVPWSYPEDVDQYKAAVSGYPVIVGRRTFDRMKPIEGSFTLVLTSDGSRSDDREEVSYVTDPAEAIDLAAERDDVVYVIGGGAVYDLYEPVATGARISRIPETVEGDSFFPDLGESWAVRETIHFDGFEIEVLENRSPAGVETLRGE from the coding sequence ATGGAGATCGTACTCGTCGCGGCCGTCTCGGAGAACGGCGTCGTCGGGAGCGAGGGCGGCGTGCCCTGGAGCTATCCGGAGGACGTCGACCAGTACAAGGCCGCGGTGAGCGGCTACCCGGTGATCGTCGGCCGGCGGACGTTCGACCGGATGAAGCCGATCGAGGGCTCGTTCACCCTCGTGCTCACGAGCGACGGGTCGCGATCCGACGACCGCGAGGAGGTGAGCTACGTCACCGATCCGGCCGAGGCGATCGACCTCGCCGCCGAACGCGACGACGTCGTCTACGTCATCGGTGGCGGCGCCGTCTACGACCTCTACGAGCCGGTCGCGACCGGTGCGCGGATCAGTCGCATCCCCGAGACAGTCGAGGGCGACAGTTTCTTCCCCGACCTCGGCGAGTCGTGGGCCGTCAGGGAGACGATCCACTTCGACGGGTTCGAGATCGAGGTCCTCGAGAACCGGTCACCGGCCGGCGTCGAAACGCTTCGCGGGGAGTGA
- a CDS encoding sulfatase, whose product MDRPNVLLVVLDSVRAANTSLSGHRHRTTPALDRFAERATVYRQARAPGVWSLPSHVSLFTGLDVPEHGVTIDRRIEPGHTVFERLEGRGYATGVFSSNVYITAHPVGIGDRFGTVVGVPESVPEGFEVSGEFEMAHPTGFWYAERFLEWVDERENGKPWAACVNVMDAHRPYLPEPGYDRWGEEDAREVQRELGRGEFVWKFYGERYPYWYLAALEGLYDGAVRQADAVLHRLLRGLEERDGFDDTLVVVCSDHGDGLGELSAVPSEPRCIAHTLGTNEALTHVPLVVKAPAQTEGREVDELASLTRFPAAVEAFTDPDSGGADTDDSVFAAPDGRCLTYRDEIDGPKLDAARRYCGDRYGEFVSESVAVYGDLPGRAVGKRAMWDGEAVRSTVYGARAEVIEGPVEPDEVSAALSGYPLRDIGTDRDECEEELGPAVRAHLADIGYL is encoded by the coding sequence ATGGACCGGCCGAACGTCCTGCTGGTCGTACTCGACTCCGTCCGCGCGGCGAACACCTCCCTCTCCGGCCACCGTCATCGGACGACGCCCGCTCTCGACCGCTTCGCCGAGCGCGCGACCGTCTACCGACAGGCCCGCGCTCCCGGCGTCTGGAGCCTCCCGTCGCACGTGAGTCTCTTCACCGGACTGGACGTACCGGAACACGGCGTGACGATCGACCGCCGGATCGAACCGGGCCACACCGTCTTCGAGAGGCTGGAGGGGAGGGGCTACGCGACCGGCGTGTTCAGTTCGAACGTCTACATCACGGCCCACCCGGTCGGTATCGGTGACCGCTTCGGGACGGTCGTCGGGGTCCCGGAGTCGGTGCCGGAAGGGTTCGAGGTGAGCGGCGAGTTCGAGATGGCCCATCCCACCGGCTTCTGGTACGCCGAGCGGTTCCTGGAGTGGGTCGACGAGCGCGAGAACGGGAAGCCGTGGGCTGCCTGCGTGAACGTCATGGACGCCCACCGGCCGTACCTCCCCGAACCCGGGTACGACCGCTGGGGCGAGGAGGACGCGAGGGAAGTACAGCGAGAGCTCGGTCGCGGCGAGTTCGTCTGGAAGTTCTACGGCGAGCGCTATCCGTACTGGTATCTCGCCGCGCTGGAGGGGCTCTACGACGGGGCGGTCCGACAGGCCGACGCCGTCCTCCACCGCCTGCTCAGGGGTTTGGAGGAACGTGACGGGTTCGACGACACCCTCGTGGTGGTCTGTTCGGACCACGGCGACGGCCTCGGGGAGCTCTCGGCGGTCCCGAGCGAACCGCGCTGTATCGCGCACACGCTCGGGACGAACGAGGCGCTCACGCACGTCCCCCTGGTCGTGAAGGCACCGGCCCAGACGGAGGGTCGTGAGGTAGACGAACTCGCCTCACTCACCCGATTTCCGGCGGCCGTCGAGGCGTTCACCGATCCGGATTCGGGAGGTGCCGACACGGACGATAGCGTCTTCGCCGCACCGGACGGGCGGTGTCTCACCTATCGGGACGAGATCGACGGGCCGAAACTCGACGCGGCCCGGCGATACTGCGGCGATCGGTACGGGGAGTTCGTCTCGGAGTCGGTCGCGGTCTACGGGGACCTGCCGGGACGGGCGGTCGGGAAACGCGCGATGTGGGACGGGGAGGCAGTCAGGTCGACCGTCTACGGCGCTCGTGCGGAGGTGATCGAGGGACCGGTCGAGCCCGACGAGGTATCGGCGGCCCTCTCGGGGTACCCCCTTCGCGACATCGGTACCGATCGTGACGAGTGCGAGGAGGAACTCGGTCCGGCAGTACGGGCGCACCTCGCCGACATCGGCTACCTCTGA
- a CDS encoding sulfatase, producing MANANVLLIVADSLRARNTSLLGYRRETTPFLDSFADRATVYTQARSPSNWTLPSHVSLFSGYDAHEHGFDLGDRLDPGHTVFEELAGKGYETGLFSDNPFLTEHESGLETVFEYARGTPDSFPPEFATNGDLGDWPNGFWYVEELLEWTGEREGPWAACLNLMDTHRPYEPLEEYDRWSDERVRALQETMGFKWHWEFLSGNVSLGFANLLEAIYDGAIRQADAITERVVTALEDRGELEGTLVVVCSDHGESFGSETVLDSEPPAVSHRIGTHDDLYHVPLVVKAPGQDEGQRVDHLATLTRFPEAVRSLALDERRVDGPTFAVDRAFASQPPIGPAMAREAERICGDAEPFSKHARIVYEEVPGDSVLKRAAWGEEAYETLIRGRNERVDRGEIPAQRVLSAFEGSERVDLASPLEEYTEFAEGYDNEFADELEDRLEALGYR from the coding sequence ATGGCGAACGCGAACGTCCTCCTCATCGTCGCCGACAGCCTCCGGGCGCGCAACACCTCCCTGCTCGGGTATCGCCGCGAGACGACCCCGTTTCTCGACTCCTTCGCCGACCGGGCGACCGTCTACACGCAGGCGCGCAGCCCGAGCAACTGGACGTTGCCGAGCCACGTGAGCCTCTTCTCGGGCTACGACGCTCACGAACACGGCTTCGACCTCGGCGACCGGCTCGACCCCGGACACACGGTCTTCGAGGAACTGGCTGGGAAGGGCTACGAGACGGGGCTCTTCTCGGACAACCCGTTTCTCACCGAGCACGAGAGCGGACTGGAGACCGTCTTCGAGTACGCACGCGGGACGCCCGACTCCTTTCCTCCCGAGTTCGCGACGAACGGCGACCTCGGCGACTGGCCGAACGGCTTCTGGTACGTCGAGGAGCTACTCGAGTGGACCGGCGAGCGCGAGGGGCCGTGGGCGGCGTGTCTCAACCTGATGGACACCCATCGGCCGTACGAACCACTGGAGGAGTACGACCGCTGGAGCGACGAGCGGGTCAGAGCGCTCCAGGAGACGATGGGGTTCAAGTGGCACTGGGAGTTCCTCTCGGGGAACGTCTCGCTCGGGTTCGCGAACCTTCTCGAAGCCATCTACGACGGAGCGATCCGGCAGGCCGACGCGATCACCGAACGGGTCGTGACCGCCCTCGAAGACCGGGGCGAGTTAGAGGGAACGCTCGTCGTCGTCTGTTCGGATCACGGCGAGTCGTTCGGCTCGGAGACGGTGCTCGACTCGGAGCCGCCCGCCGTGAGCCACCGGATCGGAACGCACGACGACCTCTACCACGTTCCGTTGGTGGTGAAGGCGCCCGGGCAGGACGAGGGACAGCGCGTCGATCACCTCGCGACGCTCACCCGCTTCCCCGAGGCGGTGCGCTCGCTCGCGCTCGACGAGCGACGAGTCGACGGGCCGACGTTCGCCGTCGACCGGGCGTTCGCCTCCCAGCCCCCGATCGGACCGGCGATGGCCCGCGAAGCCGAGCGGATCTGCGGCGACGCCGAGCCGTTCTCGAAACACGCCCGAATCGTCTACGAGGAGGTTCCGGGGGACAGCGTGCTGAAACGCGCCGCCTGGGGCGAGGAGGCGTACGAGACGCTCATTCGCGGTCGGAACGAGCGAGTCGACCGCGGGGAGATCCCGGCCCAGCGGGTCCTGAGCGCGTTCGAGGGTAGCGAGCGGGTCGACCTCGCGAGCCCGCTAGAGGAGTACACGGAGTTCGCGGAGGGCTACGACAACGAGTTCGCGGACGAACTCGAGGACCGCCTGGAGGCGCTCGGCTACCGGTAG
- a CDS encoding DCC1-like thiol-disulfide oxidoreductase family protein — MNEVHTPRLVYDDDCGFCTWCVEQFAARGEFELVGYSQLSPDQLARLPEEYEECMHLLTDDAVYSCGAALEEVLSRTDRPTRTVAALLATLPGSENLWETGYRFGADRRDVFGKVLSRCTR; from the coding sequence ATGAACGAGGTCCACACGCCCAGACTCGTCTACGACGACGACTGTGGCTTCTGTACCTGGTGTGTCGAACAGTTCGCCGCCAGAGGAGAGTTCGAGCTCGTCGGCTACTCCCAGCTCTCGCCGGACCAGCTCGCGCGACTCCCCGAGGAGTACGAGGAGTGTATGCACCTCCTGACCGACGACGCGGTCTACTCCTGCGGTGCGGCACTGGAGGAGGTGCTCTCGCGAACGGATCGACCGACCAGAACGGTCGCGGCGCTACTCGCGACGCTTCCCGGTTCGGAGAACCTCTGGGAGACCGGCTACCGGTTCGGCGCGGACCGGCGCGACGTGTTCGGGAAGGTCCTCTCGCGCTGCACGCGCTGA
- a CDS encoding DUF6757 family protein, producing the protein MRCHYCDGDADVVTESGGIRVGLCDEHFRERIDELADEEFAELKERLDVERD; encoded by the coding sequence ATGCGATGTCACTACTGCGACGGGGACGCGGACGTCGTCACCGAGTCCGGCGGGATCCGCGTCGGGCTCTGTGACGAACACTTCCGCGAGCGGATCGACGAGCTCGCGGACGAGGAGTTCGCGGAGCTGAAAGAGCGTCTGGACGTCGAACGCGACTAG
- a CDS encoding acyl-CoA dehydrogenase family protein: MLDYVGLEAGLDSEERMVRDTAREFVTERVRPEIATHYEAGTFPTDLIPEMGDLGFYAPNLEGYGLPGLSETAYGLLMQELEACDSGLRSMASVQGALVMYPIHAFGSEEQKDEWLPKLGEGEAVGCFGLTEPEHGSDPSSMETRAERDGDEYVLSGSKTWITNSPIADVAVVWARDSSSENSPVRGFLVETDREGVSTNKIDEKLSLRASITGEIGLSNVRIPEENVLPGVEGMKGPLSCLTQARYGIAWGAVGAARDCFEVAREYALDREQFGGPIAQFQLQQRKLAEMATQITTAQLLAYRLAELKERGELRPQHVAMAKRNNVRMARDQSRVAREMLGGNGITLDYSPMRHMANLETVYTYEGTHDIHTLILGADLTGIQAFD; encoded by the coding sequence ATGCTCGATTACGTGGGGTTGGAGGCGGGGTTGGACTCCGAGGAACGGATGGTCCGGGACACCGCCCGCGAGTTCGTCACAGAGCGCGTCCGCCCGGAGATCGCCACCCACTACGAGGCAGGCACGTTTCCCACCGACCTGATCCCCGAGATGGGCGACCTCGGCTTCTACGCGCCCAATCTGGAGGGTTACGGCCTGCCCGGGCTCTCCGAAACGGCGTACGGACTGCTGATGCAGGAGCTCGAGGCGTGTGATTCCGGGCTCCGGTCGATGGCGAGCGTCCAGGGCGCGCTCGTCATGTACCCGATCCACGCCTTCGGTTCTGAGGAGCAAAAGGACGAGTGGCTCCCGAAACTCGGCGAAGGCGAGGCGGTCGGCTGTTTCGGGCTCACCGAGCCCGAACACGGCTCCGATCCGTCCAGCATGGAGACCAGAGCCGAGCGAGACGGCGACGAGTACGTCCTCTCGGGCTCGAAGACCTGGATCACCAACTCGCCGATCGCCGACGTCGCCGTCGTCTGGGCCCGGGACTCGTCGAGTGAAAACTCGCCAGTGAGGGGGTTCCTCGTCGAGACCGATAGGGAGGGCGTGAGCACGAACAAGATCGACGAGAAGCTCTCGCTTCGCGCGTCGATCACGGGCGAGATCGGCCTCTCGAACGTCCGAATCCCCGAGGAGAACGTCCTTCCAGGTGTAGAGGGCATGAAGGGGCCGCTGTCGTGTCTGACGCAGGCGCGTTACGGCATCGCCTGGGGGGCGGTGGGTGCGGCCCGGGACTGTTTCGAGGTCGCGAGGGAGTACGCGCTCGATCGCGAGCAGTTCGGCGGGCCGATCGCGCAGTTCCAGCTCCAACAGCGCAAACTCGCGGAGATGGCCACACAGATCACGACCGCGCAATTGTTGGCCTACCGGCTGGCGGAGCTGAAAGAGCGCGGCGAGCTGCGTCCACAGCACGTCGCGATGGCGAAACGAAACAACGTCCGGATGGCCCGCGATCAGTCCCGGGTCGCGAGGGAGATGCTCGGGGGCAACGGGATCACGCTCGATTACTCGCCGATGCGGCACATGGCGAACCTCGAAACCGTCTACACGTACGAGGGGACCCACGACATCCACACGCTGATCCTCGGCGCCGACCTCACCGGCATCCAGGCCTTCGACTAG
- a CDS encoding RidA family protein, which produces MEKSLISSEFGDEVDHDVAFSDAVAVEMDSHTRVYISGIVAHGETVEAQTRGCLEGIESIVKTFDGSFEDVVRVRLYVSEPLLDDENLETIHEVRQEFFESQYPASTLVETSALVSDDFLIEIDADAIVPDEGWEPRQVDRRGRS; this is translated from the coding sequence ATGGAAAAATCGCTGATCAGTTCGGAGTTCGGTGACGAGGTCGATCACGACGTCGCTTTCTCCGATGCGGTCGCAGTGGAGATGGACTCTCACACGCGGGTGTACATCAGCGGTATCGTCGCTCACGGGGAGACCGTGGAAGCACAGACGCGTGGGTGTCTCGAAGGGATCGAATCGATCGTGAAGACGTTCGATGGTTCGTTCGAGGACGTCGTCCGGGTCCGTCTCTACGTCTCCGAGCCCTTGCTCGATGACGAGAATCTGGAGACGATCCACGAGGTGAGACAGGAGTTCTTCGAATCCCAGTATCCGGCCAGTACGCTCGTGGAGACGAGCGCCCTCGTGAGTGATGACTTCCTCATCGAGATCGACGCCGATGCGATCGTCCCGGACGAGGGGTGGGAACCGAGGCAGGTGGATCGAAGAGGGCGGTCGTAG
- a CDS encoding glycoside hydrolase family 31 protein → MPPQALSRVESHAVDGSRLRLDCEVEALGSGPEFYTSVPLTVEALRPDALRLTLDPHPEAGEVDSPLAIDYRAFSEPVDLSVTEGESSLDLSTDALSVRISFDPFGIEVREDDRTLVETQPGYRDTKGRPLVRPFGFTEEVVDNWPFGVSETHLSLRLSPDERIFGLGEGFGAFEKRGQRIETRVTQPNGVVSADTYCPVPFYLSDRGYGLFVDTASDVTFDVGATSPSALELAVSASPLSVTVFAGTPKEVLTGYTDLTGRAPSLPPWTFGTWLSRNTYETAEEVREVAREARERGFPCDVLHLDPAWAGVENLDMEWDRGAFPDPEALCADLHELGFRVSLWEYPYLPVESDRFAEAREGGYLVRDGSGRPYVLRRPSHPATRAGIVDFENPEAAAWWADRHRELIETGVDVFKTDFGEYLPDDAMAGGRPGTSRHNAYPLAYQRAVAGAFSGTEKPPVLFSRSGWAGCQRYPVHWGGDSWSTFDGFAASVRAGLSLTLSGFQFWSCDIGGYKPDPSPELYVRWAQWGLLALSHPRFHGKTPREPWAFGAEVEEIVTRYARLRYRLLPYLLTHAERSTKTGVPLTRAMAIEFPDEPAVSGLATQHMIGPDLLIAPVLSSDDRVRLTLPPGEWIGYFDGSRYRGVKTLDLSPALSEIPLFVRAGAAIPTGEPGDRVGSELADPVVLRVYLPEGGGMETETEVYDWGEERYLPIRVDLSEDRETLAFGCGNDGRSFEALVLGLEGVPNTITYGGHQVERDAVEFDSATGDLSISLGRG, encoded by the coding sequence ATGCCACCGCAGGCACTCTCGCGCGTCGAGAGCCACGCCGTCGACGGCTCCCGCCTCCGACTCGACTGCGAGGTGGAGGCGCTCGGCTCCGGTCCGGAGTTCTACACCTCGGTTCCTCTCACCGTCGAGGCGCTCCGACCGGACGCCCTCCGTCTCACGCTCGACCCGCACCCCGAGGCGGGCGAGGTCGACTCCCCGCTCGCCATCGACTATCGAGCCTTCTCCGAACCGGTCGACCTCTCGGTTACGGAGGGAGAGAGCTCTCTCGACCTCTCGACGGACGCTCTCTCGGTTCGCATCTCGTTCGATCCGTTCGGGATCGAGGTCCGCGAGGACGACCGGACACTCGTCGAGACGCAGCCGGGCTACCGGGACACGAAGGGCCGGCCGCTCGTCCGCCCGTTCGGGTTCACCGAGGAGGTCGTCGACAACTGGCCGTTTGGAGTGAGCGAAACGCACCTCTCACTTCGGCTCTCGCCCGACGAGCGGATCTTCGGCCTCGGCGAGGGGTTCGGCGCGTTCGAGAAGCGGGGCCAGCGGATCGAGACGCGAGTCACCCAGCCGAACGGGGTGGTCTCTGCGGACACGTACTGCCCGGTCCCGTTCTACCTCTCCGACCGGGGGTACGGCCTCTTCGTCGACACCGCCTCGGACGTGACGTTCGACGTGGGTGCGACCTCGCCCTCGGCGCTCGAACTCGCCGTCTCCGCGTCCCCGCTCTCGGTGACCGTCTTCGCGGGCACGCCGAAGGAGGTGCTGACGGGCTACACCGACCTCACCGGTCGCGCGCCGAGCCTCCCCCCCTGGACGTTCGGGACCTGGCTCTCGCGCAACACCTACGAGACCGCCGAGGAGGTCCGCGAGGTGGCGAGGGAAGCGCGAGAGCGCGGCTTCCCGTGTGACGTGCTCCACCTCGATCCCGCGTGGGCGGGCGTCGAGAACCTCGACATGGAGTGGGATCGCGGGGCGTTTCCCGACCCGGAGGCGCTCTGTGCCGACCTCCACGAGCTGGGGTTCAGGGTCTCGCTCTGGGAGTATCCGTACCTGCCGGTCGAGAGCGACCGGTTCGCCGAGGCACGCGAGGGGGGCTACCTGGTCCGGGACGGGAGCGGCCGGCCGTACGTGCTCCGTCGACCGAGCCACCCGGCGACCCGGGCCGGGATCGTCGACTTCGAGAACCCGGAGGCAGCGGCGTGGTGGGCCGACCGGCACCGCGAACTGATCGAGACGGGCGTCGACGTCTTCAAGACCGACTTCGGGGAGTACCTGCCCGACGACGCGATGGCCGGGGGTAGACCGGGTACGAGCCGTCACAACGCGTATCCACTCGCCTACCAGCGTGCGGTCGCGGGGGCGTTCTCGGGTACGGAGAAGCCCCCGGTGCTCTTCTCGCGCTCGGGCTGGGCTGGCTGTCAGCGCTACCCCGTCCACTGGGGTGGGGACTCCTGGTCGACGTTCGACGGGTTCGCCGCGAGCGTGCGCGCCGGGCTCTCGCTCACGCTCTCGGGCTTCCAGTTCTGGAGCTGTGACATCGGCGGCTACAAACCCGACCCCTCGCCCGAACTCTACGTCCGGTGGGCGCAGTGGGGGCTGCTCGCGCTCAGCCACCCCCGGTTCCACGGGAAGACCCCGCGCGAGCCGTGGGCCTTCGGCGCCGAGGTCGAGGAGATCGTCACCCGGTACGCACGACTCCGGTACCGACTGCTCCCCTACCTCCTCACGCACGCCGAGCGGTCGACGAAGACGGGCGTCCCGCTCACGCGTGCGATGGCGATCGAGTTCCCCGACGAACCGGCGGTCTCCGGGCTCGCGACCCAGCACATGATCGGCCCGGACCTCCTGATCGCACCCGTCCTCTCGTCCGACGACCGGGTCCGCCTCACGCTGCCACCCGGCGAGTGGATCGGCTACTTCGACGGCTCCCGGTATCGGGGGGTGAAAACGCTCGACCTCTCGCCCGCGCTCTCCGAGATCCCGCTGTTCGTGAGAGCCGGCGCCGCGATCCCGACCGGCGAACCGGGTGACCGGGTCGGCTCCGAACTCGCGGACCCGGTAGTCCTCCGTGTCTACCTCCCGGAGGGCGGTGGGATGGAGACCGAGACCGAGGTGTACGACTGGGGGGAAGAGCGCTATCTCCCCATCCGGGTCGACCTGAGTGAGGACCGCGAGACCCTCGCGTTCGGGTGTGGGAACGACGGACGGTCGTTCGAGGCGCTCGTTCTCGGCCTCGAAGGGGTGCCGAACACGATCACGTACGGCGGTCATCAGGTCGAGAGGGACGCGGTCGAGTTCGACTCGGCGACGGGCGACCTCTCGATCTCCCTCGGACGGGGATAG
- a CDS encoding 4Fe-4S dicluster domain-containing protein: MPIDPQFHENREVVDTHNGHNVWGPVEEPETLGIHGTHVAVDFDICLADGACLEDCPVDVFEWVDSPDHPESEIKADPANEAQCIDCMLCVDVCPVDAIDVDAGRTA; the protein is encoded by the coding sequence ATGCCGATCGATCCGCAGTTCCACGAGAACCGAGAGGTCGTCGACACGCACAACGGACACAACGTCTGGGGCCCGGTCGAGGAGCCCGAAACCCTCGGTATCCACGGCACGCACGTCGCCGTCGACTTCGACATCTGCCTGGCCGACGGCGCGTGTCTGGAGGACTGTCCGGTCGACGTCTTCGAGTGGGTCGACAGCCCGGACCACCCCGAGAGCGAGATCAAAGCCGACCCGGCGAACGAGGCCCAGTGTATCGACTGTATGCTCTGTGTCGACGTCTGTCCGGTGGACGCGATCGACGTCGACGCAGGCCGGACGGCCTAG